Proteins found in one Candidatus Zixiibacteriota bacterium genomic segment:
- a CDS encoding T9SS type A sorting domain-containing protein, whose protein sequence is MKLLRTTVVFLVLTGLAIGTGATSITAIVPEASPNGKIVAGSDFTMDIYLQNDWAEMLGISFTCTIYSPDGSITNLSHRDVGGTSADSIYPGGSFGDRSIIMFNGWGEKWNFLYSFFGFEWDGILPDMINFTGVGTLGWQVDPEPTKYISFALHADETGTFCIDSIKPDNEIYEWLFDDPEVYFNGPYCWEIFEEGDYLTVSTDIVVTEYWPGSDNPEDVTISIGSSMNPLSWVASNNSTWLNLLPDSGITPGELILSYDVDGLTGEEYYDTVMISAPAALNSPHYIEVILTKGNIIWDSGQVIHVPADYSLIQEAIEAANDFDTVLVTSGDYEENINYLGKRIKIIGDAGAEYTALHPYNPDIPTIAFNNNEGVGTEFSGFTVYGGGNSYTVVVGDNCEPFIHHNIFRNNIMPGGHNIAVITCQGGHAIITRNVFYENGGISCVGINSGTADIINNTFDRNNRGIYTINNRGVAKNNIVANSNEYGIYGNFEIADYNDLWNNHPNFAGDAWAGVGDISANPQFYNPATYDYELMGNSPCIDAGDPAPIYSDLDGSRNDIGAIPYEMVDYYPMTRHVPYDCSTIQMAIDLSLWADTVIVHPGIYHEAINFKGKNIVVKSSDGPLETAITSDSNQTLVTFNHGENSYALLEGFALIGGWMAVYCGSSAPTIRHNIMAGQAVTDWAAVSLAGPGYPPSATAGPAGAIIINNTIVHSANGGISSFSTIAPVIKNNIIAFNQGYGIHCQGIDSSHAQPLLSYNDVYNNQIEYINILDIGDGAISDDPEFNADFSLMAGSPCVNTGDPDPAYNDPDGTRNDMGAIPSGSQPLLVNMVQWRSEDGGNDHWYAVITGERYWEDARVLAQTLTQDFMPGYLATAASAEENAFILNEVLAGPAQPGIMDQFWLGGYYADTEWCWITQEPFVFSNWALGEPNNEGIEIALAMYGPNNDPDDPLHAPGTWNNWLPNDSIHSLHKCWSVVEWGEFGEPQVTPTNEWINVYCGMPMIDGEAIAPGTIITAYDPDGVLCGVIPVKDDGSYGFMPIYRDDIFSDFDEGAEPGDLITFRINGRQVVTDPAILWTQNGDIFELCGFSTEVCRTIHLNQGWNLISWNVAYEDRVENLITEIVDCIDVILGFGMGGLTYDPDLDQFATLETVDYKHGYWFRMDCAADLEICGMPIGVYDGINIYSGLNLISYWPDKPLAVETALASVVGNVAFVLGFDNGGLTWIPGFDAFNTLTEMKPLMGYWVKSASNGYLGYPGFITNPAKTVSKTERSITGPVPTSKWMSVYGSNMTLDNQPVSAEAVIEVYSTNDVLCGKGVCRDGLLKFTPVYGLDDMVGKATGYPDVADLFMIYIDGVRTYPDVAWIGAGERIDISRRFTSEKDTDGLLPTEYALRQNFPNPFNASTSIEFDLPKAGQIELMIYNALGRKVRSLINSGYEAGRHSIIWDGNDQSGRPAASGIYFYVIKAGDFSESRKMMLLK, encoded by the coding sequence ATGAAATTATTACGGACTACAGTAGTTTTTCTGGTGCTGACCGGATTGGCAATCGGGACCGGTGCCACCAGTATTACGGCCATTGTCCCGGAGGCCTCGCCAAATGGCAAAATTGTCGCGGGCAGTGATTTCACCATGGATATTTATCTGCAAAACGATTGGGCGGAGATGTTGGGGATCAGTTTTACTTGTACTATATACAGTCCGGATGGCAGTATTACAAATTTATCTCATCGTGATGTCGGAGGGACCAGCGCCGACAGTATTTATCCGGGCGGCTCATTTGGGGATCGATCGATCATTATGTTTAACGGATGGGGTGAGAAATGGAATTTTTTATATTCCTTTTTCGGTTTTGAGTGGGATGGAATTTTACCTGATATGATCAACTTCACCGGTGTCGGAACGCTGGGATGGCAGGTCGATCCCGAACCGACCAAATATATCAGCTTTGCTCTTCATGCCGATGAAACAGGGACTTTCTGTATCGATTCCATAAAGCCTGATAATGAAATATACGAATGGCTATTCGATGATCCTGAAGTTTATTTTAATGGACCATATTGTTGGGAAATATTCGAGGAGGGAGATTACCTGACGGTCAGCACCGATATAGTTGTGACCGAGTACTGGCCGGGATCGGATAATCCGGAAGACGTCACAATTTCAATCGGTTCCAGCATGAATCCGCTCAGCTGGGTGGCCTCCAATAACTCGACCTGGTTGAATCTTTTGCCCGACAGCGGGATTACTCCTGGAGAACTAATCCTGTCGTATGATGTTGATGGATTGACGGGTGAGGAGTATTATGATACAGTCATGATATCTGCCCCGGCGGCGCTAAACAGCCCCCATTATATCGAGGTTATCCTGACCAAGGGCAATATAATCTGGGATTCGGGTCAGGTCATTCATGTCCCGGCAGATTATTCGCTGATTCAGGAGGCTATCGAGGCGGCCAATGATTTCGATACGGTTCTTGTGACTTCTGGTGACTATGAGGAAAACATTAATTACCTGGGGAAGAGGATTAAAATAATCGGTGATGCGGGTGCCGAGTACACTGCTCTTCATCCTTATAATCCGGATATCCCGACTATCGCGTTCAATAATAATGAAGGCGTCGGGACCGAATTCTCCGGTTTCACCGTTTATGGCGGAGGAAACAGCTATACGGTCGTGGTAGGTGATAATTGCGAGCCGTTTATTCATCACAACATATTTCGGAATAATATTATGCCCGGGGGCCATAATATCGCCGTGATAACATGCCAGGGGGGGCATGCCATAATTACCCGTAATGTGTTTTATGAAAATGGCGGAATCAGTTGTGTCGGTATAAATTCAGGCACAGCGGATATTATCAATAATACATTCGATCGCAATAACCGCGGTATTTATACAATCAATAATCGAGGGGTGGCGAAAAATAATATCGTGGCCAATTCCAACGAATATGGAATTTACGGGAATTTCGAGATTGCCGATTATAATGATCTCTGGAATAATCATCCCAATTTTGCCGGCGATGCCTGGGCCGGGGTTGGAGATATTTCCGCCAATCCGCAATTTTATAATCCGGCCACATATGATTACGAACTAATGGGTAATTCACCCTGTATCGACGCCGGTGATCCTGCCCCGATTTATAGTGATCTCGACGGTTCCCGGAATGATATAGGCGCCATACCATATGAAATGGTCGATTACTATCCCATGACCAGACATGTCCCCTATGATTGCTCGACCATTCAAATGGCTATCGATTTATCATTATGGGCCGATACGGTTATTGTGCATCCCGGGATATATCACGAGGCGATCAATTTTAAGGGCAAAAACATCGTCGTCAAATCAAGTGACGGTCCTCTGGAGACAGCGATTACGAGCGATTCCAATCAAACCCTGGTGACTTTCAATCATGGCGAGAACTCCTACGCCTTGCTGGAGGGGTTTGCTCTTATCGGAGGCTGGATGGCGGTTTATTGCGGGAGTTCGGCTCCGACCATCAGGCATAATATCATGGCTGGTCAAGCAGTTACTGACTGGGCGGCGGTATCACTGGCCGGACCCGGCTATCCGCCCAGCGCCACTGCCGGCCCCGCCGGAGCCATCATAATCAACAATACCATTGTCCATAGCGCCAATGGCGGGATCTCCTCATTTTCAACCATCGCCCCGGTTATTAAAAACAATATCATCGCCTTTAATCAGGGTTACGGGATACACTGCCAGGGAATAGACAGTTCCCATGCTCAGCCGTTACTGTCGTACAATGATGTTTATAATAACCAGATTGAGTATATTAATATTCTTGATATCGGCGATGGGGCAATCAGTGACGATCCCGAATTCAATGCCGATTTCAGCCTTATGGCCGGTTCCCCCTGTGTCAATACCGGCGATCCCGATCCTGCCTATAACGATCCGGATGGTACCCGGAACGATATGGGGGCGATTCCGTCTGGCAGTCAGCCGCTTCTGGTTAATATGGTGCAGTGGCGGAGTGAGGATGGCGGCAATGATCACTGGTATGCCGTGATAACGGGGGAGCGTTACTGGGAAGATGCCCGGGTACTGGCCCAGACCCTGACTCAGGATTTTATGCCGGGCTATCTGGCCACGGCGGCATCGGCCGAAGAAAACGCTTTTATTCTCAATGAAGTTCTGGCCGGCCCAGCCCAGCCCGGTATTATGGATCAATTCTGGCTGGGTGGTTACTACGCTGATACCGAATGGTGCTGGATCACACAGGAGCCGTTTGTATTCAGCAACTGGGCGCTGGGTGAACCGAATAATGAAGGTATCGAAATCGCTCTGGCCATGTACGGGCCGAACAATGATCCTGACGATCCTCTTCACGCTCCCGGAACCTGGAATAACTGGCTTCCCAACGACAGTATCCACAGCCTGCATAAATGCTGGTCGGTGGTGGAGTGGGGTGAATTCGGCGAACCCCAGGTGACTCCAACTAATGAATGGATCAATGTTTATTGCGGGATGCCGATGATTGACGGCGAGGCAATCGCTCCCGGGACAATAATCACCGCCTATGATCCCGATGGAGTTCTCTGCGGTGTGATTCCGGTAAAGGATGACGGTTCTTACGGTTTTATGCCAATATATCGTGATGATATTTTTAGCGATTTCGATGAGGGTGCCGAACCGGGAGATTTAATCACTTTCCGGATTAATGGTCGACAGGTTGTCACCGATCCGGCGATTCTCTGGACGCAAAACGGCGATATTTTTGAACTCTGCGGATTTTCGACCGAGGTCTGCCGTACAATTCATCTCAACCAGGGGTGGAACCTGATTTCGTGGAATGTTGCCTATGAAGATCGGGTCGAGAATTTGATTACCGAGATTGTCGATTGTATTGATGTTATTCTCGGTTTCGGAATGGGCGGGTTAACCTACGATCCTGATCTGGATCAATTCGCCACCCTGGAAACCGTCGATTATAAACATGGTTACTGGTTCCGGATGGATTGCGCCGCCGATCTTGAGATATGCGGGATGCCGATCGGAGTGTATGATGGTATCAATATTTATTCCGGGCTTAACCTGATCAGCTACTGGCCCGATAAACCGCTTGCGGTTGAAACCGCCCTGGCTTCGGTTGTGGGCAATGTGGCATTCGTCCTGGGATTCGATAACGGCGGTTTGACCTGGATTCCCGGTTTTGACGCTTTTAACACGCTGACCGAAATGAAACCGCTGATGGGTTACTGGGTCAAGTCCGCATCCAACGGTTATCTCGGCTATCCCGGCTTTATAACAAATCCTGCGAAGACCGTATCCAAAACTGAGCGGAGTATAACCGGTCCAGTCCCGACCTCGAAATGGATGTCGGTCTATGGTTCGAATATGACGCTTGACAATCAACCGGTATCGGCCGAGGCTGTCATTGAAGTTTATTCGACAAATGATGTCCTTTGCGGAAAGGGCGTCTGTCGTGACGGGCTCCTTAAATTCACGCCGGTCTATGGCCTGGATGATATGGTGGGTAAAGCAACCGGCTATCCTGATGTAGCCGACCTGTTCATGATATATATCGATGGTGTCAGGACCTACCCGGATGTAGCCTGGATCGGTGCGGGTGAACGGATTGATATCAGTCGCCGTTTCACTTCCGAGAAAGATACGGATGGACTGCTACCAACCGAATATGCTCTCAGACAGAATTTCCCTAACCCGTTCAATGCATCGACCTCCATCGAATTCGATCTGCCGAAGGCCGGTCAGATCGAATTGATGATTTATAACGCCCTGGGACGCAAGGTCCGCAGTTTGATCAACAGCGGCTACGAAGCCGGTCGGCATTCGATTATCTGGGATGGTAATGACCAGAGCGGTCGCCCGGCGGCCTCCGGTATATATTTCTATGTTATTAAGGCAGGTGATTTTAGCGAATCAAGAAAGATGATGTTACTCAAGTAG
- a CDS encoding FprA family A-type flavoprotein — translation MLPTEIKKDIHWVGVVDWDLRDFHGYSTEKGSTYNAYLVKGTSKTVLFDTVNAKFTGEFIENLREVIEPGKIDYIVCNHAEMDHTGSLAEIIDLVHPEKIICNKICQDALLAHYNRSDWPFEIIKEGDGLDLGGRTVQFFGSPMIHWPESMVSYIPEERLLISNDIFGQHWATSERFDDQVNQGELFWQSAKYYANIFMPTSPSVAKFLAKLETNKLEPDMIAPDHGLIWRRGIPEIMKAYHSWSDGQTIPKALVVYDTMWGSTARMARAIGRGLSGNGISVRLFDLHYNHRSDIATEMLDARAIIIGSPIINNHILPKMADLLSYLQGLKPMNKIGASFGSYGWKNMITKMLNEQLEKMKVTLVDEGVSSKYVPSQEILGQCFELGRKVRMVVLEG, via the coding sequence ATGCTGCCGACAGAAATAAAGAAAGATATCCACTGGGTCGGTGTCGTCGATTGGGATCTGCGTGATTTTCACGGCTATTCGACCGAAAAAGGATCCACTTACAATGCCTACCTGGTCAAAGGAACTTCTAAAACCGTCCTGTTCGATACCGTCAATGCCAAATTCACCGGGGAATTTATCGAAAATCTCCGCGAGGTTATTGAGCCGGGGAAAATCGATTATATCGTCTGCAACCACGCCGAGATGGATCATACCGGATCATTGGCGGAAATTATCGACCTTGTCCATCCGGAAAAAATCATCTGCAACAAAATCTGCCAGGATGCCCTGCTGGCTCACTACAACCGATCCGACTGGCCGTTTGAAATAATCAAGGAGGGAGATGGTCTTGATCTGGGCGGACGGACGGTACAGTTTTTCGGTTCTCCCATGATACATTGGCCGGAAAGCATGGTATCTTATATACCCGAAGAAAGACTGCTTATCTCCAATGATATTTTCGGCCAGCACTGGGCCACCAGCGAAAGGTTTGACGATCAGGTCAACCAGGGTGAATTATTCTGGCAGTCGGCCAAATATTATGCCAATATTTTCATGCCGACTTCACCGTCCGTGGCTAAATTCCTGGCCAAACTGGAGACCAATAAACTGGAGCCGGATATGATTGCCCCGGACCATGGACTTATCTGGCGTCGGGGGATTCCCGAGATCATGAAAGCCTATCATTCATGGTCAGACGGGCAAACCATTCCCAAGGCACTGGTGGTTTATGATACCATGTGGGGAAGTACCGCCCGGATGGCTCGCGCCATTGGCCGGGGATTATCCGGCAACGGGATAAGTGTCAGGTTGTTCGACCTTCATTATAACCATCGTAGTGATATTGCCACCGAGATGCTCGATGCCCGCGCTATAATCATCGGGTCTCCCATTATCAATAATCATATCCTGCCCAAAATGGCTGATCTGCTCTCCTATCTGCAGGGTCTTAAACCGATGAATAAAATCGGAGCTTCATTCGGTTCCTATGGCTGGAAGAACATGATCACCAAAATGCTTAACGAGCAGCTCGAGAAAATGAAAGTGACGCTGGTCGATGAGGGCGTTTCCTCGAAATACGTTCCCTCACAGGAAATCCTGGGGCAGTGTTTCGAGCTGGGGCGTAAAGTCCGCATGGTTGTTTTAGAGGGCTGA
- a CDS encoding CGGC domain-containing protein yields MARVAIIGCKRIQYQLCIACEKCLKALGKKEGEFAAYDDDVELIALGNCGDCPGLIMPKITLMNEIARSLDRDYDTIHLGTCVMKAQKTGQCPLDLDKIKKLVKENFGKELILGTHDY; encoded by the coding sequence ATGGCCAGAGTGGCAATTATCGGATGCAAAAGAATTCAGTATCAGTTATGTATCGCCTGTGAAAAATGCTTAAAAGCATTAGGCAAAAAAGAGGGTGAATTTGCCGCCTACGATGATGACGTGGAGTTGATCGCATTGGGCAACTGCGGCGATTGCCCGGGATTAATTATGCCCAAAATAACCTTGATGAACGAAATCGCCCGAAGCCTCGATCGAGATTACGATACCATCCACCTGGGTACCTGCGTTATGAAAGCCCAAAAAACCGGACAATGCCCGCTTGACCTGGATAAAATAAAAAAACTGGTCAAAGAAAATTTCGGTAAGGAACTAATCCTGGGAACCCATGATTACTGA
- a CDS encoding T9SS type A sorting domain-containing protein has translation MKGKLTIFTLTALTCIFAAVSSGAAVFAGDIIVESKSVMAGESFTVKVWLAGNELDLTSLRLPLKFDNQYLTCTYVDFDGSMISSGMDGYYRVDDGQVTIAYEPTAINPLATFSDDSGLVATLYFTASDDAPETSVAIDSIYHQEVLSYSGAAISRWIRSEISDGSGESALGTTFAAGTIEIRRPTGVGDESDNLLPVAFELNQNYPNPFNPTTSISFSLPEKATVRLEIFNLLGQSVSILADEEFPAGHHELVWNAGDVPSGVYFYRISTGKQNLTRKMLLLK, from the coding sequence ATGAAAGGAAAGTTAACGATTTTCACACTTACGGCACTAACCTGCATATTTGCCGCCGTTTCTTCAGGAGCGGCAGTTTTTGCCGGCGATATTATAGTCGAAAGTAAAAGCGTCATGGCCGGGGAATCTTTTACAGTAAAAGTATGGCTGGCGGGAAATGAATTGGATCTGACTTCACTCCGGCTCCCCCTTAAATTCGACAATCAGTATCTGACCTGCACTTATGTCGATTTCGATGGTTCTATGATAAGTTCCGGAATGGATGGATATTATCGAGTTGATGATGGCCAGGTGACAATTGCCTATGAACCGACCGCAATTAATCCTCTGGCAACTTTCTCCGATGATTCCGGGTTGGTTGCCACCCTGTATTTTACCGCGTCCGACGATGCCCCGGAAACATCCGTTGCCATCGATTCGATTTACCATCAAGAAGTCTTGAGTTATTCCGGGGCGGCGATCAGCAGATGGATTCGTTCGGAAATTTCCGATGGCAGTGGTGAGTCAGCTCTGGGCACCACTTTCGCGGCCGGGACCATTGAAATTCGGCGACCAACCGGCGTAGGCGATGAGTCCGACAACCTGTTGCCGGTGGCTTTTGAGTTAAATCAGAATTATCCCAATCCGTTTAATCCGACCACATCCATTTCCTTCAGCCTGCCCGAGAAGGCAACTGTCAGACTGGAGATTTTCAATTTGCTGGGACAGAGTGTTTCGATCCTGGCCGATGAAGAATTCCCGGCCGGTCATCACGAGCTTGTCTGGAATGCCGGCGATGTGCCCAGCGGGGTGTACTTTTACAGGATTTCGACCGGTAAGCAGAATCTGACCAGAAAGATGCTGCTTTTGAAATAA
- a CDS encoding serine/threonine protein kinase has translation MLQDTKNIEVPEIKDYEIISKIGQGGIAEIFKARQISLNRYVAIKILFPNLISDPDIVKRFDQESVTIAHLNHPNIVHVIDKGETDGRYYFIMEFVDGVSFKDLINSEKYSIKEKLEVIIMVLKALDYAHKNGVIHRDIKPANILVDKQGNAQVADFGIAHIVHKPDHEMTSSDVVMGTFAYMSPEQKISSAHVTPAADLYPVGIIIYEILTGQRPSGHFKLPGELNPQISGKFDDIIKKCLAQDPRDRYQKAVELKNDILNVISGSIKAGKTPRNGFVGVDSFIGKCQFLDTLKESKYSSTMLVENKESRDLFIIKKNARSGKGLKEARLLSSLKHKNIIHIFGAGGDERRMVAVMEYAPGGSLADRMVKPYSFKDAMRIIVAVADALEFAAKNGIIHGNLRPSNILFTGDEEVRVTDFGLPPHYDLMEKNWYAPPEKQISKHGDVFSLGVILHQMLFGKNPVYDRQSNLFLGRDKESMPRGMDTILQKMLAIRIAKRYRSIDEFLTDWDQLQKNLVDTNKRRRPIQPVKKGLDKKQKIIIAVSASVLIIATFLAIYFLR, from the coding sequence ATGTTGCAGGATACGAAAAATATAGAAGTCCCGGAGATTAAGGATTACGAAATTATCTCCAAAATCGGACAGGGGGGCATAGCTGAAATTTTCAAGGCCCGCCAGATTTCTCTTAATCGATACGTAGCCATAAAAATCCTCTTTCCGAACCTGATCAGCGATCCCGATATAGTCAAACGGTTCGACCAGGAGTCGGTTACCATTGCGCATCTCAACCATCCCAACATCGTTCATGTTATAGATAAAGGGGAGACTGACGGCCGTTACTATTTCATCATGGAATTTGTCGATGGGGTATCATTCAAAGACCTTATTAATTCCGAAAAGTACTCCATCAAAGAGAAACTGGAAGTCATAATCATGGTTCTCAAGGCCCTCGATTATGCTCATAAAAACGGGGTTATTCATCGGGATATCAAGCCGGCCAATATCCTGGTGGATAAGCAGGGTAACGCCCAGGTGGCGGATTTCGGGATCGCCCATATTGTCCATAAACCCGACCATGAGATGACCAGTTCCGATGTTGTCATGGGGACATTTGCTTACATGTCGCCGGAGCAGAAAATATCATCGGCCCATGTGACTCCCGCCGCCGACCTTTATCCGGTCGGCATTATTATTTATGAAATCCTGACCGGTCAGCGGCCATCCGGCCATTTTAAACTGCCCGGCGAACTCAATCCGCAGATTTCGGGGAAGTTCGATGATATTATAAAAAAGTGTTTGGCCCAGGATCCGCGGGATCGGTACCAAAAAGCGGTCGAACTTAAAAATGATATTCTCAATGTCATTTCCGGAAGTATCAAGGCCGGAAAAACACCGCGAAATGGATTTGTCGGGGTTGATTCCTTTATCGGCAAATGCCAGTTTCTGGATACGCTTAAGGAAAGTAAATACAGTTCAACGATGCTGGTGGAGAACAAGGAATCCCGGGATTTATTTATTATCAAGAAAAACGCCCGGAGTGGCAAAGGTCTCAAAGAGGCCCGTTTGCTCTCGAGCCTGAAGCATAAAAACATCATTCATATTTTCGGCGCCGGGGGCGATGAACGGCGGATGGTGGCGGTTATGGAATATGCTCCCGGCGGTTCTCTGGCCGACCGGATGGTTAAACCATATTCTTTCAAGGACGCCATGAGGATAATCGTGGCGGTGGCCGATGCTCTCGAATTTGCCGCCAAAAATGGTATTATTCACGGCAATTTGCGTCCCTCCAACATCCTTTTTACCGGCGATGAGGAAGTCCGGGTTACCGATTTTGGTCTACCACCTCATTACGACCTGATGGAAAAGAACTGGTATGCCCCTCCGGAAAAACAGATCAGCAAACATGGTGATGTTTTCAGCCTGGGAGTTATTCTGCACCAGATGCTGTTCGGCAAGAATCCGGTTTATGATCGTCAGAGTAATTTATTTCTGGGGCGCGATAAGGAATCGATGCCCCGGGGAATGGACACGATTCTTCAGAAAATGCTGGCTATCAGAATCGCCAAAAGGTATCGCTCGATCGATGAATTTCTGACTGACTGGGATCAGCTTCAAAAGAATCTGGTGGATACCAATAAACGCCGTCGCCCAATTCAGCCGGTTAAAAAGGGACTCGATAAGAAACAGAAAATCATTATCGCCGTTTCCGCCTCGGTTTTAATCATTGCTACGTTTCTGGCGATTTATTTCCTTCGATAA
- a CDS encoding S9 family peptidase, whose translation MIISTIILTIILMSSFNQARSEKITFNDLYSFPQFGDLRFSPDGRRIAVEVTTYDTSDDSSVDRIWTISIDDAKPHRITNGPTGEWRPRWSPDGKYLAFESDREGEVQIWLLPLDGGEAHPLTSLATGARGPEWAPGSDKIVFYSRVFPDCLSDSCNRSRLEEIDRNPISAKIFDHLLFRHYCFWNDGRTNRLFTVDTSGQITPVTDPDYDAPAALLGGNLDYGFSPDGQEICYVANTDSIPALGTNNDLFVIPSGGGKSKRITPEQGQDCNPRYSPDGRYIAYLEQARPGYESDQSDLVLYDRENGKKFNLTSEYDRSVGNFLWSPDGRFIYFQAIEHGFSMIWRIDTANRSIEKLLYDACYRGMDISPDGRFLAVGRSLSNKPYEIYLYEIDTGKLKQLSHFSDELTARVDMRPAEEFWFKGFMGDSVRGFLTLPPDFDSHIKYPLVLLIHGGPQWCWLGDFNYYGWNTQLMAAHGYAVAQIDPHGSVGYGQEFKEYVSGNWGKGDYEDLMIGVDYLLEKKPFLDSTRMAALGRSYGGFMTNWICGHTDRFQCLITVDGIFSQISSYFSADELWFPEWEFKGTPWTNRVEYERASPSTYLKNFSTPTMIIHGQMDYRVDVSEAFQMFTALQRRGIPSELLYFPDEGHAVGKIKNHRYVYEKQFEWLERWLK comes from the coding sequence ATGATCATATCAACTATAATTCTTACAATTATACTGATGTCGAGTTTCAATCAGGCCCGATCCGAGAAAATCACTTTCAATGATCTCTATTCCTTTCCCCAATTCGGTGACCTTCGCTTTTCACCCGATGGCCGCCGGATTGCAGTGGAAGTGACAACCTATGATACCTCTGATGATTCCTCGGTCGATCGCATCTGGACAATCTCCATTGATGATGCCAAACCGCACCGGATAACTAACGGCCCCACCGGAGAATGGCGGCCGCGCTGGTCACCGGATGGAAAATATCTGGCCTTCGAATCCGACCGTGAGGGTGAAGTCCAGATATGGCTTCTTCCGCTTGATGGCGGCGAAGCGCATCCCCTGACATCGCTGGCCACCGGAGCAAGGGGCCCGGAATGGGCGCCCGGTTCGGACAAGATTGTCTTCTATTCGAGAGTCTTTCCCGACTGCCTCTCCGATAGTTGCAACCGAAGCCGCCTGGAAGAAATCGACCGCAATCCGATCAGCGCCAAAATCTTCGATCATTTATTGTTCCGGCATTACTGCTTCTGGAACGATGGGCGTACTAACCGCCTTTTCACAGTCGACACTTCCGGCCAGATCACCCCGGTAACCGATCCGGATTATGATGCCCCGGCTGCTCTTCTGGGCGGAAATCTCGATTATGGTTTTTCTCCCGATGGACAGGAAATCTGTTATGTCGCCAATACCGATTCTATCCCGGCTCTTGGCACCAACAACGACCTGTTTGTCATTCCATCCGGAGGGGGAAAAAGCAAGCGGATTACACCCGAACAGGGGCAGGATTGTAATCCTCGGTACTCGCCCGATGGCCGTTATATCGCCTATCTGGAGCAGGCCCGGCCGGGCTATGAATCGGATCAGTCCGACCTGGTTCTCTATGATCGAGAAAACGGGAAAAAATTCAACCTGACTTCGGAGTATGATCGTTCAGTCGGAAATTTCCTGTGGAGTCCCGATGGAAGATTCATCTACTTCCAGGCGATTGAGCATGGTTTTTCTATGATATGGAGAATTGACACGGCAAACCGATCAATCGAAAAATTGCTTTATGATGCCTGCTATCGGGGGATGGATATCTCCCCCGATGGCCGCTTTCTGGCGGTTGGCCGCTCTCTCTCAAATAAACCTTATGAAATTTATTTGTACGAAATCGACACCGGGAAATTAAAACAGCTTTCCCATTTCTCTGATGAATTGACCGCCCGGGTAGATATGCGTCCAGCTGAGGAATTCTGGTTTAAAGGTTTTATGGGCGATTCGGTACGTGGATTTTTGACTCTTCCGCCCGATTTCGACAGTCATATCAAATATCCGCTGGTTCTCCTTATTCATGGTGGTCCGCAATGGTGCTGGCTGGGAGATTTTAATTATTACGGCTGGAACACTCAGTTGATGGCGGCCCACGGTTATGCTGTCGCCCAGATCGACCCCCACGGATCGGTCGGTTATGGACAAGAATTCAAAGAATATGTGTCCGGCAACTGGGGTAAGGGGGATTATGAGGATTTAATGATCGGAGTAGATTATCTTCTGGAAAAAAAACCGTTCCTCGACTCCACCCGCATGGCCGCCCTGGGCCGATCTTACGGCGGTTTCATGACCAACTGGATCTGCGGCCACACCGACCGATTCCAATGCCTGATTACGGTCGACGGCATCTTCAGCCAGATCAGCAGCTATTTCTCAGCTGACGAACTCTGGTTCCCAGAATGGGAATTCAAGGGAACGCCCTGGACCAACCGGGTCGAATACGAGCGGGCTTCGCCATCAACCTATCTTAAAAATTTCAGCACTCCGACCATGATTATCCACGGGCAGATGGATTATCGGGTCGATGTTTCCGAGGCATTTCAGATGTTTACGGCTCTTCAAAGACGAGGAATCCCTTCGGAATTGCTCTATTTCCCCGATGAGGGGCACGCTGTGGGCAAAATAAAAAACCACCGGTATGTCTATGAAAAGCAATTTGAATGGCTGGAAAGATGGCTGAAATAA